In the genome of Candidatus Zixiibacteriota bacterium, the window TGAGCTGGGCTTTGGCGCCGGGTGGGGAAGTTTCTCGCTTGGCGATATCAACGACCACTATATCGATCAGTTTGCCCGTCCGTGTGCATTGCTTGAAAATAATATCGATGCCGGTCTCAATACCGCCGCGGAACTGGGTTATTTCCTGACGCCCAGTCTGTCGCTGCATCTTGGATATATCTACCTTAAGGGGAGTACGGATGCGGAATCGATGCTTATTCTCACAGATGAGTATGGCAATTATATCGGCGAATGGAAGACCAAACTTTCGCTCGGCACTTCAATTTCGGCGCCGGCCCTTCGGTTCCGATATCTGCTTCTTGACAAGGATTGGGATATCTTTGTCAGCGGCGGCGGCGCCTGGTGTTTCGGGAAAGCGGTTATCAAAGCGGACACATATGAGAATATAAATGCTGTTCCCACCGTCCTTAAGTATAGGCTTACCAGATCGGCACTGGGATATTTCGGGACCTTCGGTCTCCGGTTCCGAATTACCGATAGATTTGCATTGAACACCGAGGCCGGATACCGCCATTTCAAAACCGGCACGCTCCGGGATGCCGACGGCGAGGATTGGATAATAGATTTCGACGGCCCGAACAAAATCAGCCTCGACATGAGCGGCCCATATTTCCTATCCACGCTCTCTTTTGGCTTTTAATTACAGATGGACTATCTCCAGCTGAAATGACG includes:
- a CDS encoding outer membrane beta-barrel protein — protein: MKKIILFAVISMLLLMLSLAYAPACAGTNKFELGFGAGWGSFSLGDINDHYIDQFARPCALLENNIDAGLNTAAELGYFLTPSLSLHLGYIYLKGSTDAESMLILTDEYGNYIGEWKTKLSLGTSISAPALRFRYLLLDKDWDIFVSGGGAWCFGKAVIKADTYENINAVPTVLKYRLTRSALGYFGTFGLRFRITDRFALNTEAGYRHFKTGTLRDADGEDWIIDFDGPNKISLDMSGPYFLSTLSFGF